The genomic stretch gaataaaagtgatgagagtggaCATTTTTAGCTTGTTCCTGATcatagaggaaaagctttcagctttatacttttgaatatgatgttagcggTAGACCTGTACATATATCTTTCCACTCCCTCTGTACCCACTTTCTTGAGAATTTTAATCATGAacgaatgttgaattttgtcaaatgttttttctgcatctattgagatgatcatatgatttttatcctttatctTGTTAATGTAGTACATTGTATTAAATGATTTGCAAGTATTGCACCATACTTGCCTCCCTGGAATAAACCCTTTGATTATAGTATATGGTtcttttaatgtactgttgattttttttttttttgacaggaaATAGCATTTATTGGTGAGCGTGATTAAGGAGGGAACAGAGCTGATGCTCATGAGTGCAGGGCCCGCCATTTGTCCAGGGGACCACGATTAGGGATGTATTTGACCCCACAGCCGTCCGGGATGAGTCGCTTTTCTGCCACCATGTTCTCAAATTCATCCGCATTGAACTTGGTAAATCCCCACTTCTTGGAGATGTGGATCTTCTGACGGCCAGGGAACTTGAACTTGGCCCGGCGGAGGGCTTCAATCACATGCTCCTTGTTCTGCAGCTTGGTGCGGATGGACATTATGACCTGGCCAATGTGGACCCTggccactgtgccctggggctttcCAAAGGCACCACGCATACCTGGTCTGGAGTCTAGATTGAGAAACAGCAGGCCAGTCATGAATGCCCACTAGGAAGAGTTGTCTCCAAGGTCCCTTAGGGCTACCTGTACAGGCAACAGGTTGCATACACTACCAAGGAGGCTGCTGTTTGCAGCCATTGCACACTGGTGTACTGTTGattttcatttgctaatattttgttgagaattttctctatgttcatcaaggatattgggctatagtttcctttgttttggtATCCTTGTCTAGTTTTAGTATCTGCCCAATTCTGGCcttttaaaatgagtttggagGGTCCTcttctggtttttgttgttgttgttttttctctcttctgttttttggaAAGAGTTTGGAAGGGATTTGTATTAATTCTTTGAATGTTCGGTAGACTTCACCAATGGAGCTCTCAGATCCTGGATTCttctttgttgggagatttttggTTACTGATTCAGTCTTCCTAATAGTAATTGATCTGTTCGCATTTTCTAGTTCTTCATGATTCACTCTTGGAAGATTGTGTGTTTGTaggattttattcatttctttcaggTTGTCCACTTTATTGGTATTTAATTGTTCATTgtggtctcttatgatcctttgtcttTCTGTGGTATCCCTTGTAAAGATTTGTCAGTTTTGTCtactttttcaaagaaccagctcttagtttcattgaacttttctgttgtcattttggtctctatttcattcatttccactctgatctttgttatttccttcattCTACTAACTTCggacttccttttttcttcttctagttcCTTGAAGTGTAATGTTCTGTTGTTTATTTGCATCTTTATTGTTTCTTCAGGTAGGCCTTTGttactatgaacttccctcttagaactactttGTTGAATCTCATAATTTtggtgtattttattttcatttgtctcaaggtattttttgcatgtttgtgttagttgctcaattgtgtctgactctttgcatccccatggcctgtaacccaccagactcctctgttcatggaattctccaggcaaggatactggagttggtagccatttctttctccaggggaatcttcccaacccagggattgaacccaggtctcctgcattgcaggcagaatctttatcatctgagccaccaggatttcTCTGTTGACCTATTAGTTGTTCAGTAACATGTTTAATCTCCACATGTtagtgaatttttcagttttcctcttgtgattcatttctaatttatatcATGTTTgggaaagatgcttgatatgggtttatttcttcataaaactgtttggtaagttatattttttaaaatttgtccttTTAATCTGAATTTTCAGTTTATCAGCATTAAAATTATACttctgtcatttgtttttcttcagatTCCTCAGTGAAGATccctccttttattctttttttaaatggtcttGAGGTATAACCATACAGCTTCCCCATTCAGTGGTTTTTATAACATTCACAGATTTGTACAACCATCAGCATAATCAATTTCAGGACAAAAAGATACACTgcacccattagcagtcactccccattttcCACAAGCTACTTCTTGCCCCATCAGCCCTAGGCAGTCACAAGTCTTTTTGCCTGTATAGATTTGTTTCTTCtataattttcatataaatggaaccatgcAATTTGTGGTCCTTTGGTGCTGGCTTCTTTGACTTAGCATAATGATTTCAAAGTTCATttatgttgtagcatatatcagtacagttgactcttgaacaatagGAGTTTGAGTTGTGTGGGTCCACTTACATGGGGACTTCTATCAGTAGAAAATGCTGCAGTACTACACAATCCACATTTGGTTTAATCTGCAAATATGGAACAGTGAATATAGAGGAACTGTGTATATGGAGGAATCATGTATATGGAGGACCAACTATAAATTATGCTCAGATTTTCAACTGTGTGAAGGGTTAGTGACCTTAATccctatgttgttcaagggtcaactgtactttgtttctttttgctgccAGATAATATgctgtatggatataccatatttcATTTGATCATTCATCAgtggatggacatttgagttgtttttgctttttggctagtaggaataatgctgccatgaatattCATGGACAAGTTTTTGGGTagatatatgtattcatttttctcGGACCTTCTTCATTTTTGATACTGGGTatattgcctttttttcccctccctctatttttttaatttttattttacattggaataTAGCCACTTAACAATgggttgtgatagtttcaggtggacagctaagggacttagccatacatgTTATCTGTTCTCTCCCAAacttccttcccatccaggctgccacattacATTaagcagggttccctgtcctatacagtaggacttatgtcagttatccattttaaatatagcaatgtgtacatgtcagtcctaactccctaactatcccttcccccaacccttcccttggtaaccataagttcattctctaagttgtgagtctgtttcagttttgtaaataagttcatttgtataattttctttttagattttgcaCATAAGGGATGTctgatgatatttctccttctctgacttaacttcactcagtgtgataatctctaagttcatccatgttgctgcaaatagcagtATTTCaccttttttaatggctgagttatactccattgtatacatgtaccacatcttctttacccattcctctgtcgatggacatttagattgcttccatgttataGTTATTGATAATaacagtgctgcagtaaacattgggATGTATGTATTCTctcagaccatgtttttctctagatatatgtcCAAGAGTGGGATTGTAGGGTCATATGGCTTTATTTTTAGCTTAAGGAATGTCCgtactgttctccgtagtggctgtaccaatttacattcccactaacagtgttggagggttcctttttctccacaccctctccagcatttatttgtagactttttgatgatggccgttctgagtggtgtgaggtgataacctcattgtagttgtggtttgcatttctctaataattagtaatgttgagcatcttttcatgtttctcttgGTCATCTCTGTgtagtctttggagaaatgtctatttaggtcttccactcatgttttgattgagttgtttttttggtattgagctgcatgagctgtttgtagatTTGGAGATTTATCCCTTGAtcacatggtttgcaaatattttctgccattctgtgagttgtcttttcattttgtttatggttgcCTTTGCAAAGGCTTTTGAGtataattaagtcccatttgtttatttttgtgtttatttccattactctagtaGACAGATCGAGAACGATACTGCTGTGatatatgtcaaagagtgttcttcatatgttttcctgtaagagttttatagtatcatgtcttatatttaggtctttgattcattttgagtttattgttgtaaatggtattaaagaatgttccagtttattatttttattcatttattgattgACAGAtttatggctgtgttgggtctttgtcaCATATGGAGTTTCTCTAGTTGGTGTGAGGAAGGGCcactcttcattgctgtgtgtgggcctctcattgcagtagcttctcttgttgtggagcacagactctaggtgtgcaggcttcattATGTGCAACTCATGGGATCTAGagtgtgggcttagtagttgtgatgcatgggcctagttgccctgaggcatatgggatcttcttggaccagggatcaagcccatgttgcctgcattggcaggcagatttgtaaccattggaccaccagggaagtcccaagaatcttctaatttaattcttttacatgtagctgtcacGTTTTTCTCAGCACCACTGATTGAAGAGccctccattatatattcttgcctcctttgttgtagattaattgaccataggtgggtgggtttatttctgggttttctgtcttgttcctttgatctgtatttctctttttgtgccagtaccataataCTGATTTGaagactgtagctttatagtatagcctgaagtcagggagcctgattgttccagatccattttctttttcaagattgctttggtttttTTGTGTCTttgtacaaattttaaaatttttgttctagttctgtgaaaaatactattggtaatttgatagggattgcattgaatctgtatattgctttgggtggtatactcATTTGACTATTAATTCTTCCTATCTAAGAACAcgatctatctatccatctttcTATGTCATATtagattttgtttatctttgtcttacagttttcagagtatcagtgttttgcctccttaggtaggtatATCACTaggtgttttcttctttttgatgtgatggtaaatgggattgtttccttaatttgtcTTTCTGGTCTTTTGTTGCTAGTttggtgccattgccttctccatctgatctgcagagtttctgctagTAAATCAACTGATAATCTTGTGGTAATTATCTTATAGCTATTTGTTGCCTTTccctttgttgcttttaatttttttcttttgtctttattttttgtcaGTCTGATGACTGCGTGCCTCTGCATGCTTCATCTTAGACTTATCCTGCCTGGAACTCTCtgtacttcctggacttgggtaaTTGTTTCCTTCCCATGATAGGAAggttttcagctgttatctctTCACATATTTGCTCAggtcctttccctctctcttctccttctgtgactCCTATAATGCAGTTCTTGGTACATTTAATGTTCTCCAAGAGGTCTCTTGGCTGGTTGGCTGGTttgatcaaacctgtcaatcctaaaggaaatcaatcctaaatattcattgaaaggactgaagctgaaacaccaatattttggccacctgatgcaaagagccaactcattggaaaagattctgatgctgggaaagactgaaagcaggaggagaacaggtgacagaggatgaaatggttcgatggcatcactgactcgatggtcatgagtttgagcaagctccaggagatggtaaagaacagggaagcctggtgtgctgcagtccatggggtcacaaagagtcagacatgacttagcaactgaacaacaacacagagGTCTCTTAGAcggtcttcatttttttcatcctttttctctttatcatgTAGCAGTGATTTCTGCCATTGCTGTTGGTTGCttctaatacattttttatttcaggtatttgtattattcattttgtatgttctttagttcttctaggtctttgtcaagcatttcttgtatcttctcaatctgtgcatccattctttttccaagaccttggatcatctttactaccaTGACTCCAGATTCTTTTTTGAGTAGTTTGCCTGTCTCCACTTAgttgttcttctggggttttatcttttttctttttatttatttttaaatgaaacaaagatgaacatttttaatgatgaaaggtacagttcacaaagaagatagacctcataaaccattagacaccTTATAACTAAGAAAggtacataaagcaaaaatcagaagaaatataagggaaaagaaaatatatatatatataatcatagtgaAACATATTAACATtcctctgagaatattttatcaagtgcagaaaaaagaatcagagcatcttgaatgatgtcattaataatttcaATGTAATAGATTTGTatttatatcaatttatattaaTCTTCTgtcctacacaaatatatttaaaatattgtatctCATACCTTGTTATTAGATTTCTACAGGACATtttgaaaaactggcaaaaagataaacactcctaaatttcaaaaagtagaattctttttctgtgtgatttagttatacatatacacatatattatttttgaaattattttccattgtaggttattacaagatattgactatagttacctgtgctatacagtaaatctttgttgtttggtgcatatctaatttttaaattagaaatctagtatTCTGTTAATAATTGAAACaggtggaatcaaaatgtcataaattttttagctaggcaaaaattcataagttttctaaaatatatgtataatatgttatttatatatgtatacaaaagcttttctactatgtttgataaaggcttgagaaagaaaaagtgaaagtcccttagtcatgtccgactctttgtgaccccatgcactgtagcctgccaggctcctctctccatggaattctccaggccagaataccagagtgggtagttgttcccttctccaggtgatctttccaacccaggatcgaacccaggtctcccacaatgcaggcggattctttgccaactgagccaccagggaagctcaagaatactgaagtgggtagcctatcctttctccaggagatcttctgacccaggaattgaactggggtctcctgcattgcaggtggattctttaccaactcacctatcagagaagccctaaaaggcttgagaaagaacatcaaaacaaaagagatggagaaattggaaaacataaactaagtgaaatgggagcactgaatatgaaatagataaagtgaaacaaactagataaaagtaaaagatccttATATAGTctagttgtttttaaatatgactGCTCactagaaacatatctggagctctagTGAAAACAacacctgggcatttgtatttttcaaaaaattccaagataattctggtatgcatcttttaaaaagtgattacagatcTTTCTATTGAATGGTAGTTTGGTGATAcagaattctgttatttttctgttgaccagtcatgatacaatggtattgagtgagtaatagttacataatcacagtagtaaaagatgtttattagttttcacaatcaatagccacacaaaaaataaaagataatacaaTTGCAAACAGTAAtaggaacatgattaacctaacaatatgaAATAATTACATGCAATTTcaggggtcaagcagagtgatgtggtaagtggaagttcatacatgcacatgttttcttcttctcagccagtctatgtcttttggttggtgcatttaatccatttacatttaaggtaattatcgatATGTATGAGCCTATTAccatttttcttaattgttttgtgtttattttctataggtaagtcttttccttctcttgtttcctgcctagagaagttcctttagcatttgttgta from Cervus elaphus chromosome X, mCerEla1.1, whole genome shotgun sequence encodes the following:
- the LOC122689286 gene encoding 60S ribosomal protein L10-like — translated: MRGAFGKPQGTVARVHIGQVIMSIRTKLQNKEHVIEALRRAKFKFPGRQKIHISKKWGFTKFNADEFENMVAEKRLIPDGCGVKYIPNRGPLDKWRALHS